The proteins below are encoded in one region of Sander lucioperca isolate FBNREF2018 chromosome 11, SLUC_FBN_1.2, whole genome shotgun sequence:
- the haus8 gene encoding HAUS augmin-like complex subunit 8: protein MASKRTSTVPSSFKAASTDAKSSKSGGNANKATISGTGKKSVKSSGTVVKSRYMQSAEKSSLSKSNSLTNESIAVPLRPSSPKPSGVKPRVGTPPRRSLAPQALPTSMMSNETALGKSILQSTFSDGHCFRPNFDISVIKEKTIIENAVEPERNPELEKRDIEMQTFLLAYLTAKMESNSAKLKAEAEARIMQEMEEEEALHNEVQEKKRHYLLMEKDSLVNELLDLQIAALTPLAETAKQFTKDYKSFATAVDTTRHELPVKNFYIDGDRKEFLDKAGTCLKESEKLLMECTEGDHKDNSTCLECLRDMKTTSKNISQELSGTFSELLELSSLACRHTVHVQQAKEEDQLGTARIHELYCPKQ, encoded by the exons ATGGCGTCGAAAAGAACATCAACAGTGCCAAGTAGTTTTAAAGCTGCTTCCACCGACGCTAAAAG CTCGAAAAGTGGGGGCAATGCTAATAAAGCGACCATCAGTGGAACTGGGAAGAAAAGTGTTAAAT CAAGTGGGACTGTTGTCAAGTCTCGCTACATGCAGTCTGCTGAGAAATCATCTCTTTCAAAG AGTAACTCACTGACAAATGAGTCTATTGCTGTGCCACTGAGGCCTTCCTCACCTAAACCCAGTGGTGTCAAACCGAGAGTGGGCACTCCACCCAGACGCTCACTGGCCCCACAGGCTCTACCAACAT CAATGATGTCAAATGAAACTGCACTTGGGAAAAGTATTCTGCAGTCCACTTTCTCAGATGGACACTGCTTTCGACCAAATTTTGATATTTCAGTAATTAAAG AAAAAACGATAATTGAAAATGCAGTAGAGCCCGAAAGAAATCCAGAGCTTGAGAAGAGGGATATTGAGATGCAAACATTCCTACTGGCCTACCTCACAGCTAAG ATGGAGAGCAATTCTGCGAAGCTCAAGGCTGAGGCAGAGGCAAGGATCATGCAGGAGATGGAGGAAGAAGAGGCGTTGCATAATGAGGTCCAGGAGAAGAAACGCCATTACCTCCTCATGGAGAAGGACAGCCTAGTGAACGAGCTGCTGGATTTACAG ATTGCTGCTCTGACTCCCTTGGCAGAAACTGCCAAGCAGTTCACAAAGGACTACAAGTCTTTCGCCACAGCTGTTGACACCACCCGACATGAGCTGCCTGTCAAGAACTTCTACATTGACGGGGACAGAAAGGAATTTCTAG ATAAAGCTGGGACTTGCCTGAAGGAGAGTGAGAAGTTGCTAATGGAGTGCACAGAGGGAGATCATAAGGACAACAGCACTTGTTTAGAGTGCCTTCGCGACATGAAAACAACATCAAAGAACATCAGCCAGGAGCTGTCAGG TACATTTTCAGAGCTGCTGGAGCTGTCATCATTGGCCTGCCGCCACACAGTCCATGTACAGCAGGCCAAGGAGGAAGACCAGCTTGGCACTGCAAGAATCCACGAGCTCTACTGCCCCAAACAGTGA
- the sac3d1 gene encoding SAC3 domain-containing protein 1 isoform X1 yields the protein MCQFMTYKVKEQAIKKNSLSQRRDAPAGGEWRQRKEERWRGQGKAQAREVEEDESCEQHGKEAVPRGTCQTMCPARELQDREVQNRLHRFEMLAGTERVRRPRGDPLRAVKEYTRPAAGKDSTNPTDLRPPAVLLKTVCYLIDDIAASPHLHPWTEVYSFVFDRLRGVKQDMIIQRVSGLNCMAILERTVRFLIYASYRLCGEPLWLYDPRINDTHLQESLSWLLDCYATETGPHPNQEEFQALGLLYNLGSARATQHIMELSGRLRTSPAITLALSINRAFLERNPVRMLRLARRLNFIQGCALHRHLVTCRRDLLLIYSHGYCSRNCRFPLDRLAQLLSLDTSLAAQLCQAYGVDVNQGNQLVFSKAAFTEPGKGKLHCKMYHNIVAEKQRELSVGNIIHGCV from the exons ATGTGCCAATTCATGACATACAAAGTAAAAGAACAGGCGATTAAGAAAAA ctctctctctcagaggaGGGATGCACCAGCAGGAGGAGAATGGAGGCAGAGGAAAGAAGAACGGTGGCGAGGCCAAGGCAAAGCACAGGCGAGAGAGGTCGAGGAGGACGAGAGTTGTGAACAGCATGGAAAAGAAGCCGTGCCCAGGGGGACCTGCCAGACCATGTGCCCTGCTCGTGAGCTGCAGGACCGTGAGGTGCAGAACCGCCTTCACCGTTTTGAGATGTTGGCAGGCACAGAAAGAGTTCGACGGCCCAGGGGAGACCCCTTGCGGGCTGTCAAAGAGTATACCAGACCAGCAGCTGGAAAAGACTCGACAAACCCCACTGACCTCCGTCCACCTGCTGTGCTGCTGAAAACTGTGTGTTATCTTATTGATGACATTGCTGCGTCCCCTCACCTGCATCCATGGACTGAG GTGTACAGCTTTGTCTTTgatcggctgcgtggcgtgaagCAGGACATGATCATTCAGAGGGTGTCTGGGTTGAACTGCATGGCCATTTTAGAGCGGACAGTGCGTTTCCTTATCTATGCCTCATATCGGCTTTGCGGTGAGCCCCTGTGGCTCTACGACCCACGCATTAACGACACACACCTACAGGAGAGTCTGAGCTGGCTGTTGGATTGCTACGCAACTGAAACGGGACCGCATCCCAACCAGGAAGAGTTCCAAGCTCTTGGTCTGCTGTACAACTTGG GTTCAGCTCGTGCCACGCAGCACATCATGGAGCTCTCTGGGCGGCTCCGCACCTCCCCTGCCATCACACTCGCTCTTTCCATCAACCGAGCTTTTCTGGAGCGAAACCCCGTGCGTATGCTCCGATTGGCTCGGAGATTGAACTTCATACAGGGCTGTGCTCTGCACCGCCACCTGGTGACGTGTCGACGAGATCTGCTGCTAATATACAGCCACGGATACTGCAGCCGCAACTGTCGCTTTCCTCTTGACAGACTGGCTCAGCTCTTGTCCTTAGACACGTCTCTCGCAGCCCAACTCTGTCAGGCGTACGGAGTGGATGTTAATCAGGGCAACCAATTGGTTTTCTCCAAGGCTGCTTTCACTGAGCCTGGGAAGGGGAAACTGCATTGTAAAATGTATCACAACATAGtggcagagaaacagagagaactCAGTGTTGGGAACATCATTCACGGCTGCGTTTGA
- the sac3d1 gene encoding SAC3 domain-containing protein 1 isoform X2: MNRRRAPRRISLSQRRDAPAGGEWRQRKEERWRGQGKAQAREVEEDESCEQHGKEAVPRGTCQTMCPARELQDREVQNRLHRFEMLAGTERVRRPRGDPLRAVKEYTRPAAGKDSTNPTDLRPPAVLLKTVCYLIDDIAASPHLHPWTEVYSFVFDRLRGVKQDMIIQRVSGLNCMAILERTVRFLIYASYRLCGEPLWLYDPRINDTHLQESLSWLLDCYATETGPHPNQEEFQALGLLYNLGSARATQHIMELSGRLRTSPAITLALSINRAFLERNPVRMLRLARRLNFIQGCALHRHLVTCRRDLLLIYSHGYCSRNCRFPLDRLAQLLSLDTSLAAQLCQAYGVDVNQGNQLVFSKAAFTEPGKGKLHCKMYHNIVAEKQRELSVGNIIHGCV; this comes from the exons ATGAACCGCAGGAGAGCGCCTCGTCGCAT ctctctctctcagaggaGGGATGCACCAGCAGGAGGAGAATGGAGGCAGAGGAAAGAAGAACGGTGGCGAGGCCAAGGCAAAGCACAGGCGAGAGAGGTCGAGGAGGACGAGAGTTGTGAACAGCATGGAAAAGAAGCCGTGCCCAGGGGGACCTGCCAGACCATGTGCCCTGCTCGTGAGCTGCAGGACCGTGAGGTGCAGAACCGCCTTCACCGTTTTGAGATGTTGGCAGGCACAGAAAGAGTTCGACGGCCCAGGGGAGACCCCTTGCGGGCTGTCAAAGAGTATACCAGACCAGCAGCTGGAAAAGACTCGACAAACCCCACTGACCTCCGTCCACCTGCTGTGCTGCTGAAAACTGTGTGTTATCTTATTGATGACATTGCTGCGTCCCCTCACCTGCATCCATGGACTGAG GTGTACAGCTTTGTCTTTgatcggctgcgtggcgtgaagCAGGACATGATCATTCAGAGGGTGTCTGGGTTGAACTGCATGGCCATTTTAGAGCGGACAGTGCGTTTCCTTATCTATGCCTCATATCGGCTTTGCGGTGAGCCCCTGTGGCTCTACGACCCACGCATTAACGACACACACCTACAGGAGAGTCTGAGCTGGCTGTTGGATTGCTACGCAACTGAAACGGGACCGCATCCCAACCAGGAAGAGTTCCAAGCTCTTGGTCTGCTGTACAACTTGG GTTCAGCTCGTGCCACGCAGCACATCATGGAGCTCTCTGGGCGGCTCCGCACCTCCCCTGCCATCACACTCGCTCTTTCCATCAACCGAGCTTTTCTGGAGCGAAACCCCGTGCGTATGCTCCGATTGGCTCGGAGATTGAACTTCATACAGGGCTGTGCTCTGCACCGCCACCTGGTGACGTGTCGACGAGATCTGCTGCTAATATACAGCCACGGATACTGCAGCCGCAACTGTCGCTTTCCTCTTGACAGACTGGCTCAGCTCTTGTCCTTAGACACGTCTCTCGCAGCCCAACTCTGTCAGGCGTACGGAGTGGATGTTAATCAGGGCAACCAATTGGTTTTCTCCAAGGCTGCTTTCACTGAGCCTGGGAAGGGGAAACTGCATTGTAAAATGTATCACAACATAGtggcagagaaacagagagaactCAGTGTTGGGAACATCATTCACGGCTGCGTTTGA